The Pagrus major chromosome 17, Pma_NU_1.0 genome includes a region encoding these proteins:
- the emg1 gene encoding ribosomal RNA small subunit methyltransferase NEP1: protein MDVPISKKRGLEHLDEYEPKPAKHLRSLHDRMAERRLVVILEGASLETVKVGKTFELLNCDQHKNMIVKSGRNPGNIRPDITHQCLLMLMDSPLNRAGLLQVYIHTEKNALIEINPQTRIPRTFTRFCGLMVQLLHKLSVRAADGPQKLLRMIKNPVSDHLPPGCPRICTSFSSGEAVCPRTLVPEGPAAVVIGAFAHGAVNVDYTEKTVSISNYPLSGALTCAKMCSAFEEVWGVL, encoded by the exons ATGGACGTTCCTATCTCGAAGAAGCGTGGTCTTGAACATTTGGACGAATATGAACCAAAACCAGCCAAACATCTCCGCAGCCTGCACGACCGTATGGCAGAGAGGAGACTGGTTGTTATTCTGGAGGGGGCATCGTTAGAAACAGTGAAG GTCGGAAAAACCTTTGAGCTGTTAAACTGTGACCAACACAAAAATATGATCGTCAAAAGTGGAAGGAATCCTGGCAACATAAGACCAGACATCACACATCAG TGTCTGCTCATGTTGATGGACAGTCCACTGAACAGGGCAGGCCTGTTGCAGGTTTACATCCACACAGAGAAAAACGCCTTAATAGAGATCAACCCACAGACCCGCATCCCAAGAACCTTCACTCGCTTCTGTGGCCTTATGG TTCAACTGTTGCACAAGCTGAGCGTCAGGGCTGCTGATGGTCCTCAGAAGCTTCTGAGGATGATTAAAAACCCAGTGTCGGACCACCTGCCTCCTGGCTGCCCCCGCATATGCACCTCCTTCTCTTCTGGAGAGGCCGTCTGCCCCCGAACTTTGGTGCCGGAGGGACCGGCTGCAGTGGTGATTGGAGCGTTTGCACATGGAGCG GTGAATGTGGACTACACAGAGAAGACTGTATCCATCAGTAACTACCCACTGTCTGGGGCGCTGACCTGTGCCAAGATGTGCTCTGCCTTTGAGGAAGTTTGGGGCGTCCTGTGA
- the nop2 gene encoding 28S rRNA (cytosine(4447)-C(5))-methyltransferase — MGRKLDPTSKVKRGPGKKAKKQQGAETELAKFIDDDETGPKRLSSRGRKRAAKRVQNLNKPKDSSEKQPKKGFSDENSKWLKPTKRKRKIDEPESEDDSDEHWEQEEDDEEVEEQQQQKKKGGKDQGKKAAKLGVKEVEEEEEDEKEDDKDEGDDDDDDDDDEMVDDYGTLDDGSGEEEAEEESDGEELLPIERAAKKAKKLKETMGLESDDDDDDDEEDDDDDDDEEEEQKSDADMDEEDTVQANIDEMDKFRLPGAEESEKEGVLPLDLKTIYQRIKDNIDVLCNFSTKREEGKERAEYVSLLKKDLCTYYSYNNFLIEKLIDLFPLSELVDFLEANEIHRPVTIRTNTLKTRRRDLAQALINRGVNLDPLGKWSKVGLVIYDSSVPIGATPEYLSGQYMLQGASSFLPVMALSPQEGELVLDMSSAPGGKTTYIAQLMRNTGVIVANDANAERLKSVVGNIHRLGVTNTVVSNYDGRQFPKVMGGFDRVLLDAPCSGTGVIAKDPAVKTSKDDADIHRSAHLQKELILAAIDSVNAESPSGGYLVYCTCSIMVEENEWVVDYALKKRNVKLVPTGLDFGKEGFTRFKERRFHPTLRLSRRFYPHSHNMDGFFVAKLKKFSNVIPTAPAGKEDESADAPEATVVTDSPEKKPSKSDKTKKIVPGKEGNLKGKNQANGKAAGKMANVKPKGKKDSPAGPKKAKIAKMDGETVKGAKAKKPAVKTADETNKKDGSRFEKKQGKNRNTPMKAKNRLGKNKFKKLKNMLEKQEID; from the exons ATGGGTCGGAAGTTGGATCCCACCAGCAAGGTGAAGAGGGGGCCAGGGAAAAAAGCCAAAAAGCAGCaaggagcagagacagagttGGCCAAGTTTATAGATGATG ATGAAACTGGACCAAAACGCCTGTCAAGTAGAGGAAGGAAAAG aGCTGCAAAAAGAGTCCAGAATTTGAATAAGCCTAAGGATTCTTCTGAGAAACAGCCAAAGAAAG GATTCAGTGATGAAAACAGTAAATGGTTGAAACCAACAAAGAGGAAGCGCAAAATCGATGAACCGGAAAGTGAAGATGACAGTGATGAGCACTGGGAgcaagaggaagatgatgaagaggtggaggagcagcagcagcagaagaagaagggaggaaAAGACCAAGGAAAGAAGGCTGCCAAATTAGGAGTGAaagaagtggaggaggaagaggaggatgaaaagGAGGATGACAAAGATGAGGgagatgacgatgatgatgacgacgacgacgaAATGGTTGATGACTATGGTACCCTTGATGACGGCAGTGGTGaggaagaagctgaagaagaaagTGATGGAGAGGAA CTTCTTCCCATCGAGCGTGCAGCCAAGAAAGCGAAAAAGCTGAAAGAAACCATGGGCCTAgagagtgatgatgatgatgacgacgatgaggaggacgacgatgatgatgatgatgaggaggaggaacagaaaTCAGATGCTGACATGGATGAGGAGGACACAGTACAGGCCAACATTGATGAAATGGATAAATTTAGGCTACCAGGGGCagaggaaagtgagaaagaag GTGTCCTGCCTCTGGACCTCAAGACAATCTATCAAAGAATTAAGGACAACATCGATGTTCTTTGTAATTTCTCAACAAAACGGGAGGAGGGCAAAGAGAGAGCAGAGTACGTCTCTCTTCTGAAGAAGGATCTCTGTACCTATTACAGCTACAACAACTTCCTCATTGAGAAATTGATAGACCTCTTTCCTCTTTCAGAG CTGGTTGATTTCCTTGAGGCCAATGAAATTCACAGACCTGTCACCATTAGGACCAACACACTGAAAACAAGGAGGCGGGACCTTGCACAG GCCTTGATCAACAGAGGAGTGAACCTTGATCCACTGGGGAAATGGTCTAAAGTGGGCTTGGTCATCTATGACTCCTCAGTACCTATAG GTGCAACCCCAGAGTATCTGTCTGGCCAGTACATGCTGCAGGGTGCCTCCAGTTTTCTGCCCGTCATGGCGCTCTCTCCACAGGAGGGAGAGTTAGTGCTGGACATGAGCTCAGCTCCAGGAGGCAAGACCACCTATATCG CTCAGCTGATGAGAAACACAGGAGTGATCGTTGCAAATGATGCCAATGCTGAAAGGTTGAAGAGTGTGGTGGGAAACATCCACCGTCTGGGAGTCACCAACACTGTTGTCTCCAACTACGATGGAAGGCAGTTTCCAAAG GTGATGGGCGGGTTTGACAGAGTGCTGCTCGATGCTCCGTGCTCAGGCACAGGAGTCATCGCTAAGGATCCAGCTGTAAAGACCAGCAAG GATGATGCAGACATCCATCGCTCAGCTCACTTGCAGAAAGAGCTGATTCTGGCTGCCATCGACTCTGTTAATGCTGAGTCCCCTTCAGGAGGATATCTGGTCTACTGCACGTGTTCAATAATG GTGGAGGAGAATGAATGGGTGGTGGACTACGCTTTGAAGAAAAGGAACGTCAAATTAGTTCCCACAGGACTTGACTTTGGCAAGGAAGGCTTCACCAG GTTCAAAGAACGTAGATTCCATCCTACTCTTCGACTGTCTCGGCGCTTTTACCCTCATTCCCATAATATGGATGGCTTCTTTGTGGCCAAGCTGAAGAAATTCTCAAATGTAATTCCAACGGCACCGGCAGGAAAAG AAGACGAAAGCGCGGATGCTCCTGAGGCCACAGTTGTTACAGACTCTCCTGAAAAGAAACCATCCAAGAGTGACAAGACCAAGAAGATTGTCCCTGGCAAGGAAGGCAACTTGAAAGGGAAAAATCAAGCTAATGGAAAAGCAGCTGGGAAAATGGCGAATGTAAAGCCAAAAGGCAAAAAGGACTCACCAGCTGGACCGAAAAAGGCAAAGATCGCCAAGATGGATGGAGAGACTGTGAAAGGGGCAAAGGCCAAGAAACCCGCAGTGAAGACAgctgatgaaacaaacaaaaaggatgGAAGCAGATTTGAGAAAAAGCAgggcaaaaacagaaacacacccaTGAAGGCAAAGAATAGATTGGGGAAGAATAAATTCAAAAAGTTGAAGAACATGTTGGAAAAACAAGAAATTGATTGA
- the ing4 gene encoding inhibitor of growth protein 4 yields MAAGMYLEHYLDSIENLPFELQRNFNLMRDLDQRTEDLKGQIDSLAKEYTANARTLSSEQKLSILRQIQQSYSKCKEFGDDKVQLAMQTYEMVDKHIRRLDTDLARFEADLKEKQIESTDYDSTSSKGKKVDTRQKEKKTAKTRSKVKSSDEDGSPKSAQKKVKLLQPGEFNSPTTNFGNVHPSDVLDMPVDPNEPTYCLCHQVSYGEMIGCDNTDCSIEWFHFACVGLTTKPRGKWYCPRCSQDRKRK; encoded by the exons ATGGCGGCGGGGATGTATTTGGAGCATTATTTGGACA GCATAGAAAACTTGCCATTCGAGTTGCAGAGAAACTTCAATTTGATGAGGGATCTAGATCAACGCACAGAGG ATCTCAAAGGACAGATAGACTCTCTGGCTAAAGAGTACACAGCCAACGCCAGGACTCTTTCCTCTGAGCAAAAGCTGTCCATATTGAGGCAGATTCAGCAGTCTTACAGTAAATGCAAGGAGTTTGGCGATGATAAGGTGCAACTGGCCATGCAGACCTATGAAATG GTCGACAAACACATCAGACGTCTTGACACAGACCTGGCTCGGTTTGAGGCTGACTTGAAGGAAAAGCAAATTGAGAGCACAGACTACGATTCCACCTCCAGTAAGGGGAAGAAAG TTGACACCagacagaaggaaaagaagacGGCTAAAACAAGGTCTAAAGTGAAGAGTTCAGATGAAGATGGCAGTCCCAAGAGTGCACAGAAGAAAGTCAAACTCCTTCAGCC AGGGGAATTCAACAGCCCTACCACCAACTTTGGGAATGTGCACCCATCTGATGTGCTGGACATGCCGGTGGACCCAAACGAACCCACCTACTGTCTGTGCCATCAGGTGTCTTATGGCGAGATGATCGGCTGTGACAACACTGAT TGCTCCATTGAGTGGTTCCATTTTGCATGCGTGGGCCTGACAACCAAACCAAGAGGCAAATG GTATTGTCCACGATGCTCtcaagacagaaagaggaaataa
- the ncapd2 gene encoding condensin complex subunit 1: MSWDFFVPVCVGDLVKTGGINQYVVQDVVPPKQLPPYLSKFKASLRSQGPLCVLEHFDTGYSVLQHYNSVELGVKEDLLELLVQVVSGLAATLPSLLVSTSVTAAERKEKLNAVKMSVYLLCKLTETLESDSCRQSIITAPGKGGKKGKAGEGLLQWDSEREKVLQALVQLLQLDIRSLWSLSLVEEEFISCVTCCCYKLLENPTISHVKSKPTRDCIIHLLGVLIKKYNHLLGASVKVIQLLQHFEQLSSVFAQAVSVWSTEYGVRAIIGEVIREIGQKSSEELAREGSGVKAFATFLSELGTLVPELMIPNISVLITHLEGESHTMRVAVCEVLGEILVRVLCGDGLDESGKADRDRFFDTLQEHLHDTHSHVRARVLQVYTRIVNSKALPLCRYSEVMELAVGRLMDKSINAVKSAIQLLAAFIAHNPYSCKLSSADLKKPLEKETAKLRELKEKLEGKAPVAVIKASELWAAMEPELLVTVRTELEPTSEAEDEQQEDNGRDVEEEKEEEDDRATAVKIAQYLRVNKYRNAVRLCIRAHSCFPESEMFASLSTLTPETLMNTLALIFKGSDEDTSELSQNLPPTPQKEGEKEGEDGELKKQEMLVQYLKDTETFALQVERAISVINTMLYWKTTSVVQEAVQFCVTVCEFSVANSVSGVRKMLPLVWSTDAAIKDAVVQAYRRLYLNPQGDSVRTKAQTLVDSLSELMVDASLGTIQCLEEIVQEFFGSSSNLQSTVVQVLWERFTGKRETSGLNRRAAVLLLGMAARAEREVVLSNLDTLCSVALGEKVTEDFLLARDTVITICSITDHVRQSKGAPSRLPQDHQLFTCLTQAVAEGVVMEDPYWQGFMEQAVRLIYFLAESPDQLCSRLLQRSARLLLDQIAEGGEINKDASQMQEGSQESNEQGEQVNCVCLAQLLALCGCVAFWQVSHLERSVSAELRRRRGETEEREEKEKGPSSKAKQAANESAMEEELGLMGASAEDTEAELIRKICETELLAEENLLCAFLPLLVRVCSSPGRYSHPQLTTAACLALSQYMMISPSACEENIRLMFTVLERSALPVVRANAIIALGDLTVRFPNILEPWTQNLYARLSDEVPSVRQTAVTVLTQLVLKDVLKVKGQVSEVAVLLIDPEPHITSLALNFFNELATKDNAIYNLLPDIISRLSDPDRGIPSEDFNTIMKQLFSYITKERQTESLVEKLCQRFRTAKTERQWCDVAMSLSLLSMCERGFKRLQECWECYSDKLTEPGVYQPLLSITAKLRRGAKPQFKAQIDEFEKRLTAVHTRGLENVESPEMDEDNQKQGGPSERTVVQTPLGTRGRTRTKRGQTKPSVSNRGDDSFVTPQRTRKSKKPVVTFSSDEEEDEEDAVMAESETPKVTTPIARTSRRARLRN, from the exons ATGTCGTGGGACTTTTTCGTGCCCGTGTGCGTGGGTGACCTGGTGAAGACCGGGGGCATCAACCAGTACGTTGTTCAGGATGTGGTGCCTCCTAAACAGCTGCCTCCCTACCTCAGTA AATTCAAGGCATCACTGAGAAGCCAGGGTCCTTTGTGTGTACTGGAACACTTTGACACAGGCTACAGCGTACTACA gCACTATAATTCAGTGGAGCTGGGTGTGAAAGAGGATTTGCTGGAATTACTGGTGCAAG TGGTTAGTGGCCTGGCTGCCACCCTGCCGTCCCTTCTCGTCTCCACCTCTGTCACAGCCGCGGAACGCAAGGAGAAACTGAATGCAGTTAAAATGAGTGTGTACCTGCTCTGCAAACTCACTGAGACCCTTGAGAGTGACTCCTGTCGACAGAGTATCATCACAGCACCAGGAAAG GGTGGTAAAAAAGGCAAAGCAGGTGAAGGACTGCTGCAGTGGGACTCGGAGAGAGAAAAGGTGCTGCAGGCCCttgtccagctcctccagctggaTATCCGTTCCCTCTGGAGCCTCTCCCTGGTGGAGGAAGAGTTCATCAG CTGTGTGACGTGCTGCTGCTACAAACTGCTTGAAAACCCAACCATCAGCCACGTCAAGAGCAAACCCACCAGAGATTGTATAATCCACCTGCTGGGGGTGCTAATCAAGAAGTACAATCACCTCCTGG GTGCAAGTGTAAAAGTGATCCAGTTGCTGCAACACTTCGAGCAGTTGTCATCCGTGTTTGCCCaggctgtgtctgtgtggagcACAGAATATGGAGTGAGGGCTATCATCGGGGAAGTAATAAG GGAGATTGGTCAGAAGTCGAGCGAGGAGCTTGCAAGAGAGGGGTCAGGGGTCAAAGCTTTTGCTACCTTCCTTTCCGAACTCGGAACCCTGGTGCCTGAATTAATGATCCCCAACATCAGTGTGCTCATCACACACCTGGAAGGAGAG AGCCACACAATGCGTGTTGCGGTGTGTGAGGTGCTGGGAGAGATCCTTGTGCGGGTCCTCTGTGGTGACGGCCTAGACGAGTCTGGTAAAGCTGATCGCGACCGCTTCTTTGACACACTGCAGGAACATCTGCATGACACACATTCCCATGTCAGGGCACGTGTGTTGCAAGTCTACACTCGCATCGTCAACAGCAAA GCACTGCCCCTGTGTCGGTACAGTGAAGTGATGGAGCTTGCTGTAGGACGACTGATGGACAAATCTATAAATGCAGTGAAGAGTGCCATCCAGTTACTGGCAGCCTTCATTGCACACAACCCCTATAGCTGCAAG TTGAGCAGTGCAGATCTGAAGAAACCGCTGGAGAAAGAGACTGCTAAACTCCGAGAGTTGAAAGAGAAACTGGAGGGAAAGGCACCAG TGGCAGTGATTAAAGCATCTGAGCTGTGGGCCGCCATGGAGCCCGAGCTGCTTGTCACTGTCAGGACAGAGCTGGAGCCCACAAGTGAAGCAGAGGACGAGCAACAGGAGGACAATGGCAGAGATgtggaggaagaaaaggaggaagaagacgaCAGAGCCACTGCAGTGAAGATTGCTCAGTACCTTCGTGTCAACAAGTACAG GAATGCTGTGCGTCTTTGTATAAGAGCTCACTCCTGCTTCCCAGAATCTGAGATGTTTGCCTCTCTGTCCACTCTCACCCCTGAGACTTTAATGAACACACTGGCTCTCATCTTCAAAG gcTCTGATGAGGACACCTCTGAGCTCAGTCAGAACTTACCACCAACCCcacagaaggagggagagaaggagggggaggatggGGAGCTGAAGAAGCAGGAGATGCTGGTGCAGTACCTGAAAGATACAGAAACCTTCGCCTTACAAGTGGAAAGAGCAATCTCTGTCATTAACACCATGCTCTACTGGAAAACCACTTCAG TGGTCCAGGAGGCTGTACAGTTCTGCGTGACGGTGTGTGAGTTCAGTGTTGCCAACTCTGTCAGTGGGGTGAGAAAGATGTTGCCTCTGGTCTGGTCAACGGACGCTGCCATTAAAGATGCTGTGGTTCAGGCCTACAGGCGCCTGTATCTGAACCCCCAGGGGGACTCAGTCAG GACGAAAGCCCAGACTCTTGTGGACAGTCTGTCTGAGCTGATGGTGGATGCATCTCTGGGAACAATCCAATGTCTTGAGGAAATA GTGCAGGAGTTCTTTGGCAGTAGCAGCAATCTCCAGTCCACTGTAGTGCAGGTGTTGTGGGAGAGGTTTACTGGCAAACGAGAAACGTCTGGCCTAAACAGGCGGGCTGCAGTGTTACTGCTGGGCATGGCTGCACG ggcagagagagaggtggtCCTCAGTAATCTGGACACTCTTTGTTCCGTGGCTCTGGGAGAAAAGGTGACTGAAGACTTTCTTCTGGCCAGAGACACAGTAATCACCATCTGCAGCATCACTGACCACGTCAGG CAATCAAAAGGCGCTCCATCCAGACTGCCCCAGGACCATCAGCTTTTCACCTGCCTCACACAGGCTGTTGCCGAAG GTGTGGTGATGGAGGACCCATATTGGCAGGGCTTCATGGAGCAGGCTGTCCGTCTCATCTACTTCCTGGCTGAATCTCCTGACCAGCTGTGCTCCCGGCTGCTCCAGCGCAGCGCTCGCCTCTTACTAGATCAGATTGCAGAAGGCGGCGAGATCAACAAGGATGCTAGCCAAATGCAAGAAGGATCTCAAGAGTCCAATGAGCAAGGTGAACAAG tgaactgtgtgtgtctggcccAGCTGTTGGCTCTGTGTGGCTGCGTGGCTTTCTGGCAGGTGTCTCACCTTGAGCGCAGTGTGAGTGCTGAGCtgcggaggaggagaggagagacggaagagagggaggagaaggaaaagggCCCGTCCAGCAAAGCTAAG CAAGCTGCTAATGAGAGTGCTatggaggaggagctggggtTGATGGGTGCCTCTGCTGAAGATACAGAGGCTGAACTCATCAGAAAAATCTGCGAGACTGAATTACTTGCTG AGGAGAACCTGCTGTGTGCGTTCCTTCCCCTGCTGGTGAGAGTCTGCAGCTCCCCAGGACGCTATTCCCACCCACAGCTCACCACTGCTGCCTGCCTGGCACTCTCTCAGTACATGATGATAAG CCCATCAGCATGTGAAGAAAACATCCGTCTCATGTTTACGGTGCTGGAGCGCTCTGCTCTTCCCGTGGTCAGGGCAAATGCCATAATAGCCCTGGGAGACCTCACCGTCCGTTTTCCAAACATTTTGGAGCCCTGGACACAGAATCTCTACGCCAG GCTCAGTGACGAGGTTCCTTCAGTGAGGCAGACAGCTGTGACAGTTCTAACTCAGTTGGTGCTTAAGGATGTGctcaaggtcaaaggtcaagtcAGCGAGGTGGCTGTGCTGCTAATTGACCCTGAGCCTCACATTACCAGCCTGGCCCTGAACTTCTTCAATGAGCTTGCCAccaag GACAATGCCATCTACAACCTGCTCCCAGACATCATCAGTCGCCTGTCAGACCCAGACAGAGGCATCCCCTCAGAGGACTTCAATACCATCATGAA acaGCTATTCTCCTACATCACCAAAGAAAGGCAGACCGAGTCCCTGGTAGAGAAACTGTGTCAGCGCTTCAGAACTGCCAA GACGGAGCGTCAGTGGTGCGACGTTgccatgtctctgtctctgctgtccaTGTGTGAGCGTGGTTTCAAGAGGCTGCAGGAGTGCTGGGAGTGTTACAGTGACAAGTTAACTGAGCCTGGAGTCTACCAGCCTCTGCTCTCCATCACCGCCAAGCTCCGCCGTGGGGCCAAACCTCAGTTTAAG GCCCAGATAGATGAATTTGAAAAGCGGCTGACGGCGGTTCACACACGCGGGCTGGAGAATGTAGAAAGTCCGGAGATGGATGAGGACAACCAGAAACAAGGAGGACCCTCTGAGAGGACGGTCGTGCAGACACCTCTGGGCACCAGGGGTCGAACCAGGACAAAGAGAG GTCAAACAAAGCCCTCCGTTTCTAACCGCGGTGACGACAGTTTTGTGACGCCTCAGAGAACTCGCAAGTCCAAGAAGCCAGTGGTCACCTtcagcagtgatgaagaggaggatgaagagg ATGCTGTAATGGCAGAGAGTGAGACCCCGAAAGTGACGACACCCATCGCCCGCACATCCCGACGAGCTCGCCTCAGAAACTGA